In Abyssisolibacter fermentans, a genomic segment contains:
- a CDS encoding KDGP aldolase yields MNILKELNAINNRVILNILSFSKEEGEKICKAANNSVLLGITAHDNSVEEGVKLVKELKKVCSVISVALGGSGNVHNWKKVLKIADLSKAGHVNQPFSTSLYVNGWLREEQIVNALVKPIQGSNDKVIIQKISDKNDDYIEMNIDDAALIARESGITSIKILPVKSIKPDDLKNIVSRFAKNGIKIIEIAGGLDETNMVEYINCCLEGGCEIVIPHIFGAVTDIKNKSTDIDKVKRIYNLINC; encoded by the coding sequence ATGAATATATTAAAAGAATTAAATGCAATTAACAATAGAGTGATTCTCAATATACTAAGTTTTTCTAAAGAAGAAGGAGAAAAAATATGTAAAGCTGCAAATAATTCTGTGTTATTAGGAATAACAGCACATGATAATTCGGTTGAAGAAGGAGTAAAGCTTGTAAAAGAGCTCAAGAAAGTTTGTTCTGTAATAAGTGTTGCTCTTGGAGGTTCAGGTAATGTTCATAATTGGAAGAAGGTATTGAAGATTGCTGATTTAAGTAAAGCAGGACATGTTAATCAACCTTTTTCTACTTCTCTATATGTAAATGGATGGCTAAGGGAAGAACAGATAGTAAATGCATTGGTTAAACCGATACAAGGTAGTAATGATAAAGTAATAATACAGAAGATTAGTGATAAAAATGATGATTATATTGAAATGAACATTGATGATGCTGCTTTGATAGCTAGAGAAAGCGGGATTACATCAATAAAAATACTTCCTGTAAAATCAATAAAGCCTGATGATTTAAAGAATATTGTTAGCAGATTCGCTAAAAATGGAATAAAGATTATAGAAATTGCAGGTGGTTTAGATGAAACTAATATGGTTGAGTATATTAATTGCTGTCTTGAAGGAGGCTGCGAGATTGTAATACCACATATTTTTGGGGCAGTAACTGACATTAAAAATAAATCAACTGATATAGATAAAGTTAAAAGAATATACAATTTAATAAATTGTTAA
- a CDS encoding sodium-dependent transporter, whose amino-acid sequence MNNRESFSGKLGFVLSCIGSAIGLGNIWMFSWRLGQYGGAAFLVPYLFFVFVLGTIGLICEFSLGRCKKKGSYSGIKEILEEKNVPFKNIISTIPTIGLFGILIFYSIVVGWIIRYFCSAFAGDFYKVNITDYFNNFVGTSSSIIWHGLAVFITLAIVSFGITKGIEKLNKVIMPALFGIFILLMIRSLTLDGAMEGVKYLLIPDWSYLLKPITWVMALGQAFFTVSLTGSALVVYGSYLKDDVDIPSSALQIVIFDTLSALLAAFIIIPAAFAFGLDPCAGPSLLFITVPSIFKSMAFGQIFSVLFFLSIIFAAVSSAINMMEAPSEALMNRFNLTRFKSVLIIGLIAFIAGIPLDLDMNLFSKFSDFITIYISPLGAVIATIVFFWVYGVDKARKEINKGAKHPLGKWFNPLGKYLFTTVSIIVLILGIIYNGIG is encoded by the coding sequence ATGAATAATAGAGAATCTTTCTCTGGTAAATTAGGATTTGTTCTATCTTGTATAGGATCAGCAATTGGTCTGGGTAATATTTGGATGTTTTCGTGGAGACTTGGACAATATGGTGGAGCTGCTTTTTTAGTACCTTACTTATTCTTTGTATTTGTACTAGGTACAATTGGACTAATATGCGAATTTTCTCTTGGTAGATGTAAGAAAAAAGGATCTTATAGTGGTATTAAAGAAATATTAGAAGAAAAGAATGTACCTTTTAAAAATATAATAAGTACAATACCAACTATAGGGCTATTTGGAATACTTATTTTCTATTCCATTGTAGTAGGTTGGATTATAAGATATTTTTGTAGTGCTTTTGCAGGAGATTTTTATAAAGTAAATATAACTGATTATTTTAATAATTTTGTAGGAACGTCTTCAAGTATTATCTGGCATGGATTAGCTGTATTTATAACTTTAGCAATAGTTTCATTTGGAATTACCAAGGGTATTGAAAAATTAAATAAAGTCATTATGCCTGCCTTATTTGGTATATTTATATTATTAATGATTAGATCCCTTACACTGGATGGTGCTATGGAAGGTGTGAAATATTTATTAATCCCAGATTGGTCATATTTATTAAAACCTATTACTTGGGTTATGGCTCTTGGTCAAGCATTTTTTACAGTATCTTTAACTGGATCTGCCTTAGTTGTTTATGGTAGTTATCTAAAAGATGATGTTGATATACCTTCAAGCGCTTTACAGATTGTTATTTTTGATACACTTTCTGCTTTATTAGCAGCTTTTATAATTATTCCAGCTGCTTTTGCTTTCGGATTAGATCCATGTGCTGGACCATCGTTGTTATTTATCACTGTACCTTCTATTTTTAAGTCTATGGCGTTTGGTCAAATATTTAGTGTATTATTCTTTTTAAGTATTATATTTGCGGCAGTATCGTCAGCAATTAATATGATGGAAGCTCCATCTGAAGCCCTTATGAATAGATTCAATTTAACTAGATTTAAAAGTGTTCTGATAATAGGGTTAATAGCATTTATTGCAGGAATTCCACTAGATTTAGATATGAATTTATTCAGTAAATTCTCTGATTTTATCACTATTTATATATCACCTTTAGGTGCTGTTATTGCTACTATTGTGTTCTTCTGGGTATACGGAGTTGATAAGGCAAGAAAAGAAATCAATAAAGGTGCTAAACATCCTCTAGGTAAATGGTTTAATCCTTTAGGTAAATATTTATTTACAACTGTATCTATCATAGTTTTAATTTTAGGTATTATATATAATGGTATCGGTTAA
- a CDS encoding SIS domain-containing protein: protein MKSKEYMNKINSILKNIEKTQMDNIMKASALISNAILDNKIVHFFGCGHSLILCEEVFYRAGGLACLNPIFDTGLMVQHGAIKSSVLEKQEGYAKWILERYNLQKGDAIVIFSTSGRNPVPIDAAIICKDLGLKVIGVTSLDYSKKSSSRHSSNKNLYEFCDVVIDNCVEFGDALLDFDKIKAVPGSTIAGAYIINSVIAEAIEKLNKEEIDVPILMSGNIDGGGEYNEKILKKYKGRIKHL from the coding sequence ATGAAGTCAAAGGAGTACATGAATAAAATAAATAGTATTCTTAAAAATATTGAGAAAACACAGATGGACAATATTATGAAAGCTTCTGCTTTAATATCTAATGCTATTTTAGATAATAAAATTGTACATTTTTTTGGTTGTGGTCATTCTTTGATATTATGTGAAGAAGTTTTCTATAGAGCGGGTGGCTTAGCATGTTTAAATCCAATATTTGATACAGGATTGATGGTGCAGCATGGGGCTATAAAAAGCTCAGTATTAGAAAAGCAGGAAGGCTATGCAAAGTGGATTTTGGAAAGATATAATCTTCAAAAGGGTGATGCTATAGTAATATTTTCTACATCAGGTAGAAATCCTGTACCAATAGATGCTGCTATTATATGTAAAGATTTAGGACTTAAAGTTATAGGAGTTACATCCTTAGATTATTCTAAAAAGAGTTCTTCAAGACATTCTTCAAATAAAAACTTATATGAGTTTTGTGATGTTGTAATAGATAATTGCGTTGAATTTGGAGATGCATTATTGGATTTTGATAAAATTAAAGCTGTTCCAGGGTCAACTATAGCGGGTGCATATATTATCAACTCTGTAATAGCAGAAGCTATTGAAAAATTAAATAAAGAAGAAATAGATGTTCCAATATTGATGAGTGGAAACATAGATGGTGGTGGAGAATATAACGAGAAGATATTAAAAAAATATAAAGGCAGAATAAAGCATCTATAA
- a CDS encoding creatininase family protein codes for MKLIDLSWPKVKEVVKTVDTAVLPIGAVEAHGPHLTVDADNIICSYLAEEFSEKINGLLLPVLSYGQVWSLKNFPGSINVKDETIINLIFDIAESLERNGLKNLVIVNSHFGNNAALKKACRKTIEGTNVNAIAFTHPGLEKVSEGVLESKRAHPNYLHAEEIETSMILYISSDKVNMDKAVADYPCFPKYFSSTSVPWDKITKVGVIGDATVATKEKGMKLLQGILENMVDIYEEWKDDCNEVKGVHE; via the coding sequence ATGAAATTGATAGATTTATCATGGCCCAAGGTAAAAGAAGTAGTAAAAACTGTAGATACTGCAGTACTGCCTATAGGTGCTGTTGAAGCACATGGTCCTCATTTAACAGTTGATGCTGATAACATAATATGTAGTTATCTGGCAGAAGAATTTTCAGAAAAAATCAATGGGTTGCTTTTACCAGTATTAAGTTATGGACAGGTTTGGTCTCTTAAAAATTTTCCTGGTTCGATAAACGTCAAAGACGAGACAATAATAAACCTAATATTCGATATTGCTGAAAGTTTAGAGAGAAATGGATTAAAAAATTTAGTTATTGTTAATTCTCACTTTGGCAACAATGCGGCACTCAAAAAGGCATGCAGAAAGACAATAGAAGGAACAAATGTAAATGCTATCGCTTTTACACATCCTGGTTTAGAAAAGGTGTCTGAGGGAGTTCTTGAATCTAAAAGAGCTCATCCAAATTATTTACATGCAGAAGAAATAGAAACTTCTATGATACTGTATATTTCCTCTGATAAAGTAAACATGGATAAAGCAGTAGCAGACTATCCTTGTTTTCCAAAATATTTTAGTTCTACCTCAGTACCATGGGATAAAATAACTAAGGTTGGAGTTATTGGAGATGCTACTGTTGCTACTAAGGAAAAGGGTATGAAACTACTTCAAGGAATTTTGGAAAATATGGTTGATATTTATGAAGAGTGGAAGGATGATTGTAATGAAGTCAAAGGAGTACATGAATAA
- a CDS encoding NUDIX hydrolase, translating into MIFNYALGLKEVDKKMNVNYRKAIRAVVFQNGKILMVGTNKCDYKFPGGGVENDESHEETLKREVREETGYIVKDIKNRIGVITQRKMDDYDVNSVFEMVSYYYLCEISDEQTALNLDDYEAELGFYPVWIDINRAIQSNEENFKKSEDDRNSWLQRETIVLKELLKYHDTI; encoded by the coding sequence ATGATTTTTAACTATGCATTGGGTTTAAAAGAGGTTGATAAAAAAATGAATGTAAATTATAGGAAGGCTATTAGAGCAGTTGTTTTTCAAAACGGTAAAATACTTATGGTAGGGACAAATAAATGTGATTATAAATTTCCAGGCGGTGGAGTAGAAAATGATGAAAGTCATGAAGAAACATTAAAACGAGAGGTGAGAGAAGAAACAGGTTATATAGTTAAGGATATAAAAAATAGGATAGGTGTAATTACACAAAGAAAAATGGATGATTATGATGTTAATTCTGTTTTTGAAATGGTTTCATATTACTATTTGTGTGAAATTTCTGACGAGCAAACTGCCCTAAACTTGGATGACTATGAGGCAGAGTTGGGGTTTTACCCTGTATGGATTGATATAAATAGAGCAATACAAAGTAATGAAGAAAACTTTAAAAAGAGTGAGGATGATAGAAATAGTTGGCTACAAAGGGAGACTATAGTTTTGAAAGAATTACTTAAATATCATGATACTATATAA
- a CDS encoding 4Fe-4S dicluster domain-containing protein: MSKIDGRTIMFARMSYEKGSKVYEDYYKEFPEHKEIDDEIRKKPNINSEGTATFNPINSPFADAGFMMLSDFQKLVEGPPKGKKIDLEPKEISIKLKKLCRFLGAVDVGIAKMKPEHFYSTLGRPLKDYGKNVENTHPYGLVIAVEMDKDMINRAPQMEEMFAVTKGYVDCAVIALWMTYYIKSLGYDARANIDGNYEVVVPIVGQDAGIGEMGRNGLVISKKYGQRIRMSVVTTDIPLIPDEPSDYGVKNFCEICNKCSKTCPGKAISDQPSVIENGKKRWYIKQEACYSIWRSIGTDCGVCLSVCPFSQGIDLEKLEKIKDSDELIKELLKEHEERYGIRNYIREPLEIMK, from the coding sequence ATGTCAAAAATTGATGGTAGAACTATTATGTTTGCTAGGATGAGTTATGAAAAAGGTTCTAAAGTTTATGAAGATTATTATAAAGAATTTCCTGAACATAAAGAGATCGATGATGAAATTAGAAAAAAACCTAATATCAATTCAGAAGGTACAGCAACATTTAATCCAATAAATAGTCCCTTTGCTGATGCTGGTTTTATGATGCTTTCTGATTTTCAAAAACTTGTTGAAGGTCCACCAAAAGGAAAAAAGATTGATCTCGAACCAAAAGAAATATCAATTAAATTAAAAAAGCTATGTCGTTTTTTAGGTGCTGTTGATGTTGGAATTGCAAAGATGAAGCCAGAACACTTTTATTCAACATTAGGAAGACCCTTAAAAGATTATGGTAAGAATGTAGAAAATACACATCCATATGGTCTGGTTATAGCAGTTGAAATGGACAAAGACATGATTAATCGTGCACCACAAATGGAAGAAATGTTTGCAGTTACTAAAGGATATGTGGATTGTGCTGTTATTGCATTGTGGATGACATATTATATAAAATCACTTGGTTATGATGCAAGAGCTAATATAGATGGCAACTATGAAGTAGTTGTACCAATTGTGGGGCAAGATGCTGGTATTGGAGAAATGGGTCGTAATGGATTAGTAATATCAAAAAAATATGGTCAGCGAATTAGAATGTCTGTTGTTACAACTGATATACCTTTAATACCAGATGAGCCTTCGGATTATGGAGTAAAAAACTTTTGTGAAATATGTAATAAATGTTCAAAAACTTGCCCGGGAAAAGCAATTTCTGATCAGCCATCAGTAATCGAGAATGGAAAGAAACGTTGGTATATAAAACAGGAAGCATGTTATTCTATATGGCGTAGTATTGGAACAGATTGTGGTGTATGCCTTTCAGTTTGCCCTTTTAGTCAAGGAATCGATTTAGAAAAGCTTGAAAAGATTAAGGATTCAGATGAATTGATAAAAGAATTGCTAAAGGAACACGAAGAGAGGTATGGTATTAGAAACTATATTAGAGAACCGTTAGAAATAATGAAATAG